The Setaria viridis chromosome 2, Setaria_viridis_v4.0, whole genome shotgun sequence DNA window ttttattttactgccctatttatcagcttaaacttacatgtgggaccttggttggtttatgatgttttcatggaccttatatcgtcacaaaaccaccatgtaacagcgagtaacgatttctttttggctatagTGCAACGTTTATGACGTTTcataactttatcactaaatatactcggatgtgaaactttatgacattttcagctagaaacgtcacagatctatgatgagaaccaatatgtcataaaattttcatcatagattggcAAATTTATTGTAGTGATCAGTTGGTCTCGAGTGGTATACATACTagatccttagacctgagattgccattgttgctcACTATGTGTAGTGGTGCACATTGGAGCTTCCGAACACTACTCCGTATTTGGGTAGTCATAAAAGTAGTCTTTGGGTGTATCATAAGCATCAGATAGGATGTGAGCGGATcaaagatggaatttgcccctcttaAATAACATAGTGAATGGTCGAGCTATCACAAGAGTGGCACGTATCTCGCCTTGAGCTTGACTGCTATCATGTGGCAAAGGGATTAATATATGAGTTTATCAAGGTTTGGTAGATATGATCTTTATGTACATTCAGGAGTCAGTATGCTCTGCTAGGTGCCGCTGCTAACTTGTGGTTCACAAATGGTTCCCGTTCACGACCGTTTACTCATGAACCTAACctgtcacacacttaaggggttggaataTTAGAAAAGCCTGCCTATATGATTatctctagtgcaagtgggagattaTTGGTGATGTGCCCAAGAGGCAATCATAACAATTCAGATTAAATGCTCATAGGATAATTGACCTATGAGGTATTAGAGTACAAATGGGCCTACCCTTGGAAGGTCATTAGTGTACTCTCTAAATATGAGGGGCGGGGCAAGGGGCGCATCATTCCACCATGCCACAAACCCTACCCACCACCTCTTTTCGGTCTAATCCCAAAACCCTTGCCTAGCATGCGGTGCTAGCACACCGGCGCACAACATTATTGTCCCATACGTGTGGCCTCCGTGAAGGCACCGCTGTTCTTGCTTCTATGTTGATCGGCTACATTGGCACGAGGTTGTTGTTGGGATGAGGATGAGGTGATCACGATCGGCAACTACTTCCTCTACACTGATGTCTACACTGATGTGCATCTAAGTTGTATTGACTGTTCAAATGCACATCTAGTGGTAACCATCCATGCTCTTTACTCGCAAGTTTCGACATGAACACGGTATACCTCTTTGTTGTAGATAGTGTAGCCTACCCGTTTCTCTTAGGTTCGAATATTATAGTATTCCCAATATGATGCTGGTGTCTCTCACGTGTAATTTATAGTGAGATTGTTAGGTTTGGTCTTTGATTTGAAgctgtaaaaaaagaaaaggaatgagATGAAAAGTAGAACAAGTAGTAGCTGATAGCGCGCATGGGGGATTTGAAGAGGTAAAGATGATCTTTCCCGAATCACACAAAGGAATTGAGAGGCAAAGTTGAACAAGTAGTAGCTGAGAGCATAGAAATTTTGCACACAAATATTATAACAAAATATAACAACCAAATCCATCTTTCCGAGTGCTTGCCGTCACTATTTTTAATTAGGACGCAAGTGATCCAGGCCCCTATCGATCTCGTGCACGCTTCACCTTTAGTCGCTTTGCCCCATGTTTCTACCCTTGCTTTAGTCAGATTGGCATGCCAGAGTGAGTGGTGACCCTGTCAATCAAAGAGCCAGCATATGTCAAGCTTAGAGTCGAAAGAGCGTGTCTTTTCAAAGAAAGACGTCCAGGATGGAAGGAAAACCAGTAGTAAAGTCGAAGCATCTGCTGCCCACATTGTCACGTTCACATCGCCCATGATCGTCCAGAAAGCGTTGCTCGTCGAGATTGTGAAACACATCCAGCTGCTTTTCTAGAAGCCTTGCATAACGTCGGCTAACACTAACTCATCTACTCTAACTGCAAATTGTCTAATAATTGTCCAGGAATACCGGAATTTATTTCCTTGAGTAATATTAGATAATTTTTGTTCAATCAGAAAATTTTCCTGCGAGTCGTTCAAGATATAGAATTTGTGTCCGGTTATGGTGTGCCAGGGTTGCTGCACAAAATACGTGGAATTATTCGCAACTTATTGATGACATGTGCATATATGATGCAAGTTTGTACCAACAGTAGGCGCTTTAAATATACTTAATGGATACGTTTGCCGCTATTTCATTCTAAATGAAATACACAACATTGCACATTTTTTTCATAAGTAAAAAGCTAGCCAGTATGTTGCGAATTTCTACTCATGGTCGATTTTTTAACAGCATGATGATAATTACTAACCACAATAGTCCATTCCTATTACATTTAATTTCTGAACTGAAGCTATGTTGCAAGTAAGTGCAAAATGATATCCAATATTTTAAATGAGATCGAACATGTACATATGTTCAAAAACTTCAGTCTCCAGACCCATTTTGAAGCTCGAAATTCACATTTTCACAACCAATAATCATTGCTGTAGAGAACAATACATTTTCTTGAGTCTGAGATTCTGATATTTCTTTGTAACCTAATAAAATGAAATGATTTGCACTATTGCACCGAATACATTTTCTTGAGTTTGAAATTATATTGCTGCCCATGAATCGCGTCTATGCCTTGTTCGCTTCTGACTAGGTGCTACCAACTCTGCAGATTCGGAGCTGATGGGTGGCCTACGCGCGACTCGGCTCCGCAGCTGGTTAAGAAAAGACAAGCATTCACAGGCACGGTCTGCCGTCTCCATGTCTCCGCTACCATCCCACCCTGACCAATAGAAGCTTCTGAACCACATGCAGTACAGCAAATATTAAATCCAAAAAATGTACTCTAATCAACTTTCAGATTCATTCAAGTggcaaaataaaaagaaaaattcttACCAACTACTCCCGGTCTAGGACTCTCTCGCTCAAGCGGGCTCCACCCTTTCCAACCGTGTCTTGAACCACTCTCGCACTGTGTGTCCCCAgccctatatatatggccacAATGTCGCTTCCTTTCCTTGCATACATCCCACCAGCACTGTACTTCCTTACTCATCTAGTGATCTAGAGCATATCTGGAGAACGGGTTTTCAGCAAGAGTACCTGTATTAGGCTAACTGCTAGGGACCAATCCATTTCACATCATACACGCAGACAAGTCTTCCTTTTGATTTGGAGGGATACCGACCATGCCGACTGAGACGCCCATGCCCGCCCTCTCCGGCCACGGCCGGACGGTCTGCGTCACTGGCGCCGGAGGGTTCATTGCCTCCTGGCtcgtcaagcgcctcctggagAAGGGTTACACTGTCCGCGGCACGGTCAGGAACCCAGGTGGGTTTCGTTCCATATCCTGTGTCTTAGAAAAAGCTTAGGAATGCATTTTACGTTATTTTTCCAAGAGGAAGCCGCTACAAGTCTGGGCAAATAGTGTTACACACATCATATTTTTTACAACAAGTGGTTTACTAATCGTATTGTTGTTGCCCTTTTCGTACGACTATCGCAGTTGATCCAAAGAACGACCACCTGAGGGCGCTTGAAGGTGCCACGGACCGCCTCGTTCTCCTCCGCGCCGACTTACTGGATCCCGACAGCCTTCTCGCGGCCTTCTCCGGCTGCGAGGGTGTCttccacgccgcctcgccggtcACAGATGACCCTGTATGTAGAATAATATACTTGTGCCTTGGATTGGACTATATATGTTTCTTGTTCTTGGGAAATAACTTTAGCCACTGAGGACTGACCAGATCAAAACGTGCATACGGAAACTCTCAGGAGAAGATGATCGAGCCGGCGATCCTGGGCACGCGGTACGtgatcacggcggcggcggacaccGGCGTCAAGCGCGTCGTGTTCACGTCCTCCATCGGCACGGTGTATATGAACCCGTACCGCGACCCCAACAAGCTCGTCGACGACACCTGCTGGAGCGACCTCGAATACTGCAAGAAGACCAAGGTATGCTaaactcttttttcttttttactttgtaGCTAAGACAGCTAGTTTCGTAAAGTTCCGATGCTTTCCATTAAAGAATGTTCTTATGATTCCCAATAAAGAATCATATTATGCTTACCAATCAATAACACGAGACGATCACGGAATGAAAGGACTATGATGATCCCAAAGAAAATCAGTAACAAATCACTGAATCCATGGGGCCGGTGCCCCTGTTGTCGCACGCTTGTCAAACCTCACCAAACATGGATGAAAAGGGCAGAGAGTGACGTTGATCTGTGAACTACATGGGTCAGGTGTAGTTTCTTGGTCCAGGCGTCAAATACCAACCAGAGCATTCTTTTCGGCCATTTTTAACTACTGCGGATACTTTTGTGCTTACCTACTACCCTACACATGCCTGGGTCCTGGGATCCATTACCGTGTAGTGAGACCAAACATGAGCAACATGTATGTTTGTAGAAAAACAGATATGATCACTATCGTCGGACCTTTTTGTTTCACACATACGTCAAAAATTTGTACTCTCTGAAAAGTAAAGATATAACATATCATTTTATTAGGTGAAGTTCAATCCGGACCATGCATTCAAAAATTGTTTTCGTTTCTTTTAAACTATATTTTCTACTGTAAACCGCATATACTTTGGACAGTTTCTGGATCATGACATTTTTTTATCCGTGCAAGTTATACTTCCATACTCCTACATTTTACAATACCACCATGCATCTCCAGACAAATCAGAGACCATATCTATGTATATCGATGAACAACCAAAATGAGATGAGAGACACCTTCTTCGTTTGTTTGAACCCGGTCTAAAAGATTCCAACTTTAATTCTGTTGAAAACAGTTACATACAGTTTAAATCCTTTAGGGTAAATAATTAGCTAGGTTGTATTATGTGATATGTTAAATAACATTGATCACGACAATGATCGAAAATGAAAGAATCACAAACTCATGATATTTATTGTGCAGAACTGGTACTGCTATGCGAAGACGGTTGCCGAGCAGGGCGCGTGGGAGGTGGCGCGGATGCGCGGCCTGGACCTGATTGTGGTGAACCCGGTGCTGGTGCTGGGTCCGTTGTTGCAGCCAACGGTGAACGCGAGCACGGACCACGTGATGAAGTACCTGACGGGGTCAGCCAAGACGTACGTGAACGCGGCGCAGGCGTACGTGCACGTCATGGACGTCGCCGAGGCGCATGTCCGGGTGTACGAGGCGCCCGGCGCGCACGGCCGCTACATCTGCGCCGAGAGCACCCTCCACCGCGGCGAGCTTTGCCGCATCCTCGCCAAGCTCTTCCCGGAGTACCCCATACCCACCAAGTATGTAATAAAATTAAGCAAAAGTATACAGCAatgaaaaaatattatttgcacGTTTTTTAATCTTTATTTACAAGTAACTCCGTGCACTGTTTCTACCGTTGATAGTTTATTTCTAAGATTATTCTTTTGACGGTGTGTACACGCATGCAGGTGCAAGGACGAAGTGAACCCCCCGGTGATCGGTTACAAGTTCACCAACCAGCGGCTCAAGGATCTGGGGATGGAGTTCGTGCCGGTGCTGCAGTGCCTCTACGAGACGGTGAAGAGCCTTCAGGAGAAAGGGATGCTGCCAGTGCTCCCGCCAAACGACCAGGACCAACAACTTATCACATCATGATTATTCCATGTCATTCCACTACTGGTCTACTTCATGCTACTACATATGACGAGCTATAGCTGATTGATATATATAGTTAACCTTTTTATCCATATATATCCATGCACTCGTGGCAAGTTTAATCGGTGCATGCACGCGTGACAGCCACCGACCCATATGTTAAGTGCTGTATGACGTACACATGCAGCACAACATCTGTTTGGAAACGATATGATTGTAATATAATACATCTGCTGTGAGCCATAAGTGTAAGTGGGCACCCTAGACAAATCCATGAAGATATCAGGTGCAAAAATAGGTGCAATCATGAAATCAACTTTTGTTTTGATACCAAACCAAGACCAGCTTTCAAAACTTCAATGACGCACGCACTTCCCAATTTTCACAACTTTTATATGTAAGAAAATTTGAAATTGCAgagttattttttaaaaaaaacgttTGAGTTTATATTCTATTAAAGTGAGAAATTCTAGATTTCGGTGGATGAAATGTGAAACTAAAACCGGAAAATTATATTTTGGTACAACAAAAATTTCACAACTTAAACCATATTACTACTATCATTGCCGTATCACAAAACTACACATTTACAGTCATTGTATGCATATAGTGTCATTAAAAGTGTAGCTTCATGAAACTAATCTTAGTTTTTTTAGACCTTTTGCCTCTAGCTTCTCATATATTTCCTGTTTTACTATTACTTCCTCTTGGAGCCTTCACATGAAGCCACTCAAGATGCTAGATCGACACTCTAGAAAAGGAAACAGATTCTCttcaaaaagcaaaacatcctgACATCAattcggtagactcaaatcatcacaACCATcggatttattatattttctataaAATTAACAACCTCGGTCATTATGAAAAGGCTTAAGTAACCCATTAAATCTACATATAAATTACcccctctgccattatataaaataactaAAGTAaaccctaatcttcatctaatttacccacttatgccattgtaagaaataatctaaaataactcCCTAAAATTGCATCTAAATTGCGGACCACcaacattataaaaaataacttaaaatgaCCCTTAAATTTGTACATTTTcctttattaaaaataacatgaactAATCACATCCATGAAAAATTTACCCTAagatacaccaatatatgattcttcATTGTCTATTTCCTATACTAttgatatagaaaaaaaattgatgagGACATGACTCCTTTAGATACACAGGACACTCCTCCAATTGTTGTGCAAGGACCAATCACTAGAGCTTGGGCTAGACAAGTGGGCTCCCAGGCCACATATAGAGTTCAATTTCGACCTTCTACATATGGATAGCAAGATAATTTGATAGAGCTTCCAATGGTGTCAGACCCACATCAAAATTCCATCAAAGTCAACAGGAATGGATGAGACAATTGGGTGTATAGAATCTGTCAGGGTTCTGCGCCACCGTCttttgggccgttgggccgtaTGTTGAATCCCGAACACTTATGAGGTCAAGATACAATGGATATGGAAAATAAACAGAATACGTAACCTCGATCAACAGGACACGGTACTTGGCCTCTCAACTCTAATAATGAATGTCCCTTTACAATGGGgcagggctccccttttatagtgctcAGAAGGTATTTTTACATTACATCTTTACCCTTGCACAACAACTACATCCTTGGTATATGTTTTACATAAAGGTCATTTGGGAGTCACATTTTCCCTACCACCTGACAGCGTCGCAATTTCTACCCTCACATGGCCCCATCAATCGCGCTCCTCATTTTGCCCACGCCATCAACGCTCCATGATCTCACGACAGAGACTTGCTTAGCTTCGTCTCTGTCAGCCGGCTTGGCCTCGTCCCTAAGGTCTCCTCGGACTTCGGCCGTGTTCGCCTTCTCATCCTGCACAAAATGGCCAAACAGCTCGGTAGCCCCATATTGGAGTGTTCGAGACATGGTTATTTGGTTAGCAAACAAAGCGAGCACCTCGTTGGCTTCAGGCCCGATTTCAGACACGGGAGTCCCAGTCATGTTTCCTGATGCTAGGTACCTTCTCACAAAGCCGACCCCTTGAGTAACCTCGGAACAGATTTTAAATTTGAGCGACCTCGAGGGTCACCATTTTcttgggcgatccccaacattAGCCCCTCATGGGAGAGGTTAGACACCGATGACCGAACCCGCGATTCATGAGATCTTTGCCCAAGAAATCATCACCATCGACCGTCAGTGCGAATCGATCCAGCGGTTACCTTTTGAGGCTAACGTGTCATCTTTTGACTTGTGTGACCTTTCACATCCGACGCACGGTTACAAGCGTTGTTTCGCGCCTTTTTACCatgcctataaaaggaggggtGACGGTTGCTTTCACTTCATGCGCTTGAAATTGCGACATACTAACTTTGATAGTTTTGCGTTTACTGCTTGCGCTCCCAAAGCTTGCTTGCTGAGCGTTGGCCTCGCCGGCCTCCCGCGTTTCGAAGCTAGGCTTTTTATTTTTGTGGTGTTAAGGAGCTATATTTTGTTTTGCAAAACTGGCTCGCATCATACAGACTGCTCAACCAATGTCTTCCGAGGAGCTTGCTGCTCAGATTGAGCCTCATGCCAAAGCGGATCCGTCCAATCCCTCCGAAAGTATTGATATCGAGGAGGTTTCCGAGGAAGGTGAGATGAAAGAATTTGCTCCTGTGGCTATGGATCTCAAGGCTAATGACAAGGGTTCGTCGAGCAGTGAGATATCAGGCTGTAGCTCTGATGGTGATGAGGATGCTGAAGGTGCAGGTGATGACGAGGTTGACAAAAGTAGAAGCTGTAAGGACCTTTATAATGTGGATGCGGAATTGACCGAGCTTGTGTCGGGGAAAGAGACGTGTGTTCCCACCATGCATTTTGGGCTGTCACTGGTGACCGAGAAGTGCATAGTGCTGTACGTTGACAAGGAGTTTTTCCCAAAGGTGTTGGTAGAGCGCTCAGGGACAAGGTTGTCCCGAAGCCGAAGTATGGTGAGGCCGTTGTTTTCAAAGATTTTTTCACTGCTGGTTTAAGGTTCCCGTGTGATCCAGTTTTGCCAGCTATCTTTGATTGTTTTAGGGTGAAGCTTCATCATCTGACCCCTAACTCATTTGTTGCATTGTCAAAATTTTTCTAGGTTCAGCATACCTTCAATGGTGTTATTGATGTGGATGGCTTTGTAAGGCTGTTTGAACTTCACATTCAGAAGAAGAAAGTTGTGTTTGACAGCAAAGCTGGTACGTTTGAGCATCACTTTGTCTATTGCACATTGAACACTCGAAGAAAAAATGAGAGACAAGGGTTGGAGAGAATTCAACTTTCTTTTGCTCAGAAGAAAAGGTGGGATGATGATTGGCTGAATTATTGGTTCTATGTTAAAGTGGAGATGAACAATGGAGATAGCAAATTGGTCTATCCCTTCTATATGACTATACGTCCCATGGACGTTGCTATGACTCCACCGGTTGTCAGGT harbors:
- the LOC117842918 gene encoding cinnamoyl-CoA reductase 1: MPTETPMPALSGHGRTVCVTGAGGFIASWLVKRLLEKGYTVRGTVRNPVDPKNDHLRALEGATDRLVLLRADLLDPDSLLAAFSGCEGVFHAASPVTDDPEKMIEPAILGTRYVITAAADTGVKRVVFTSSIGTVYMNPYRDPNKLVDDTCWSDLEYCKKTKNWYCYAKTVAEQGAWEVARMRGLDLIVVNPVLVLGPLLQPTVNASTDHVMKYLTGSAKTYVNAAQAYVHVMDVAEAHVRVYEAPGAHGRYICAESTLHRGELCRILAKLFPEYPIPTKCKDEVNPPVIGYKFTNQRLKDLGMEFVPVLQCLYETVKSLQEKGMLPVLPPNDQDQQLITS